In Limisalsivibrio acetivorans, one genomic interval encodes:
- a CDS encoding SLC13 family permease — protein MIAALWNRLWDMHHETKALVLFKPKAMVKKALGNNMQFSREDDVDLADEMEDAPSEHRNVKTSPGGVNDGGPEEYSKRQKIGLFLGPILFLLMLVAPTPPGMEPAAQRMAAVALLMATWWMCESIPIPATSLLPLTLFPLLGIMHTKKAAAPYASHLIFLFMGGFIIALSMQRWDLHRRIAMNIVKAVGFSPSRLIFGFMVAAASLSAFVSNTATTVMMMPIGLAIVHHVVDEGKKEGLDSHIDFSPEQFAFGLNLMLGIAYAASIGGVATLIGTPPNTVLAGYLQKTYGYEITFANWLMVGVPLVVVFLPLCWLWLTRVANPMKLKKVPGGKELINDELKKMGTMSKGERYTLIVFVITALGWIFRKKIGFMFPDPGLVTDAAIAMTGALILFVIPINMKKSEFVMNWHWASKMPWGVLILFGGGLSMAAGFKATKLANWIGSQVGLLENAPIFVLVLVTALLIIFLTELTSNTATSAMVMPILSAVAIGLGQNPLLLVVPAAIAASCAFMLPVATPPNAIVFGSGYVTIPQMVRSGIGLNVIGVIIAVAVTYLLVIPVFGVEINVLPEWVAAATK, from the coding sequence ATGATTGCAGCATTATGGAACCGCCTTTGGGACATGCATCACGAAACAAAGGCACTCGTACTTTTCAAGCCCAAGGCTATGGTAAAGAAGGCCCTCGGCAACAATATGCAGTTCTCCAGAGAGGACGATGTGGATCTTGCGGACGAGATGGAGGATGCTCCCTCGGAACACAGGAATGTGAAAACCTCACCCGGAGGGGTTAATGACGGCGGACCGGAGGAGTACAGCAAGCGTCAGAAGATAGGCCTTTTCCTTGGACCTATCCTTTTTCTTCTCATGCTTGTGGCCCCCACACCCCCCGGAATGGAGCCTGCGGCTCAGAGGATGGCGGCTGTTGCACTGCTTATGGCCACTTGGTGGATGTGTGAATCGATTCCGATCCCTGCAACAAGCCTTCTCCCCCTTACCCTCTTCCCCCTTCTCGGGATTATGCATACGAAAAAGGCGGCAGCACCCTATGCCAGCCACCTGATATTCCTCTTCATGGGCGGCTTCATCATCGCACTCTCAATGCAGAGATGGGACCTCCACAGAAGGATCGCCATGAATATCGTTAAGGCTGTAGGGTTCTCGCCCAGCAGGCTTATCTTCGGCTTCATGGTTGCAGCGGCCTCACTTTCCGCCTTCGTTTCAAACACCGCAACCACGGTTATGATGATGCCCATCGGTCTTGCTATCGTTCACCACGTTGTGGATGAAGGTAAGAAAGAGGGGCTCGATTCACATATCGATTTCTCCCCCGAGCAGTTTGCATTTGGTCTTAACCTTATGCTTGGTATCGCCTATGCGGCGTCCATCGGCGGTGTTGCAACCCTCATCGGTACGCCCCCCAACACAGTGCTTGCGGGATACCTTCAGAAAACCTATGGCTATGAGATAACATTTGCAAACTGGCTTATGGTCGGTGTGCCCCTCGTTGTTGTATTCCTCCCCCTTTGCTGGCTCTGGCTCACAAGGGTAGCAAACCCCATGAAGCTCAAAAAGGTTCCCGGCGGTAAAGAACTTATCAACGATGAGCTCAAGAAGATGGGCACCATGAGCAAAGGAGAGCGCTATACACTTATAGTTTTCGTTATAACAGCACTCGGCTGGATCTTCCGTAAGAAGATAGGCTTTATGTTTCCCGATCCCGGTCTTGTTACGGATGCGGCCATAGCCATGACAGGTGCACTCATCCTCTTCGTGATACCGATCAATATGAAGAAGAGCGAGTTTGTTATGAACTGGCACTGGGCTTCCAAGATGCCCTGGGGCGTTCTTATACTCTTCGGTGGCGGTCTTTCCATGGCGGCTGGTTTCAAAGCAACAAAGCTTGCTAACTGGATCGGCTCACAGGTAGGCCTCCTTGAGAATGCGCCAATCTTTGTGCTTGTCCTTGTTACTGCATTGCTCATTATCTTCCTTACGGAGCTTACGTCAAACACAGCAACATCGGCGATGGTTATGCCAATCCTCTCCGCAGTTGCCATAGGCCTTGGGCAGAACCCTCTTCTTCTCGTTGTTCCTGCGGCTATAGCGGCTTCCTGCGCATTCATGCTCCCCGTTGCAACACCCCCCAACGCAATCGTATTCGGTTCAGGGTATGTAACAATTCCGCAGATGGTTAGAAGCGGTATCGGGCTTAATGTGATTGGAGTTATTATTGCAGTGGCAGTGACATATCTGCTTGTTATACCGGTATTCGGTGTAGAGATAAATGTGCTTCCCGAGTGGGTAGCAGCGGCAACAAAGTAA
- a CDS encoding sigma-54-dependent transcriptional regulator — MERILIVDDEAFIRENLENVLRNDGYHPISAENGREAVDIVVEEEIDLVLLDLNLADESGLDVLRSLRDIDPDLLVIIITGYGTVESAVEALKLGAYDYIKKPFKADAIHLIVRLALETQHLKREVRNLKRVGEHHGFNEIVGSSPQLAEVFRQIEEVAKHENATVLLTGESGTGKELAARAVHNLSPRSSKPFVEINCGSLPDTLLDSELFGHEKGAFTDAKTRKAGLMEEANGGTVFLDEIGEMDVNLQVKLLRVLESRKIRRLGGTKNIDIDVRIVAATNKDLRKAIEDKDFREDLYYRLNVFPIHLPPLRERRGDIPHLLEFFIKRYSSEFNKEIKDVSKEALSHFMNYDWPGNVRELKNLVERICIMYSSTVIEENMLPREILTEQSETTFSFNIPPEGINLEEVVSGAERDIIAKALDMTDGNVAQTSRLLNVARGTLRYKIEKFGLSSQ; from the coding sequence ATGGAACGTATACTGATCGTAGATGATGAAGCCTTCATCAGAGAAAACCTTGAAAATGTATTGAGAAACGACGGCTATCACCCCATTTCGGCTGAGAACGGGCGTGAGGCTGTGGATATAGTTGTGGAGGAGGAGATAGATCTTGTTCTCCTCGACCTAAACCTTGCCGATGAAAGCGGGCTGGATGTGCTTCGCTCTCTCCGTGACATAGACCCGGATCTCCTCGTCATCATAATAACAGGATACGGCACAGTGGAATCCGCCGTTGAAGCTCTGAAACTGGGTGCATACGACTATATTAAAAAGCCGTTTAAGGCGGATGCGATCCATCTTATCGTTCGGCTGGCTCTGGAGACACAGCATCTTAAGCGTGAGGTGCGAAACCTCAAGAGAGTGGGGGAGCACCACGGATTCAATGAGATTGTTGGCTCAAGCCCCCAACTGGCCGAAGTATTCCGACAGATCGAAGAGGTTGCAAAGCACGAGAATGCAACGGTTCTGCTCACAGGTGAGAGCGGTACCGGCAAGGAACTGGCCGCAAGAGCTGTGCACAATCTTTCACCCAGAAGCTCTAAGCCTTTCGTGGAAATAAACTGCGGTTCACTCCCCGATACACTTCTGGATTCCGAACTTTTCGGACACGAGAAAGGGGCCTTCACCGATGCCAAAACACGTAAAGCTGGCCTTATGGAAGAGGCAAACGGGGGGACTGTGTTCCTTGATGAGATAGGGGAAATGGATGTAAACCTGCAGGTGAAGCTCCTGCGGGTTCTTGAAAGCAGAAAGATACGCCGTCTCGGTGGAACGAAGAATATCGATATCGATGTGCGGATAGTTGCCGCAACGAATAAAGACCTGAGAAAAGCCATTGAAGATAAAGACTTCCGAGAGGATCTGTACTATAGGTTGAACGTGTTTCCCATCCATCTCCCACCTTTGCGTGAAAGGAGGGGGGATATTCCCCATCTGCTCGAGTTTTTTATAAAACGCTACAGCTCCGAGTTCAACAAGGAAATAAAAGATGTATCCAAGGAAGCACTTAGCCATTTTATGAACTACGATTGGCCCGGCAATGTGCGTGAGTTGAAGAATCTGGTGGAAAGGATATGCATAATGTACAGTTCAACGGTGATAGAAGAAAATATGCTTCCCAGAGAGATACTTACAGAGCAGTCCGAAACAACATTCTCTTTTAATATCCCCCCCGAGGGGATAAATCTTGAAGAGGTTGTCTCTGGAGCTGAGAGGGATATAATCGCAAAAGCCCTTGATATGACAGATGGAAACGTTGCCCAGACATCCCGTCTTCTCAATGTAGCCCGGGGAACACTCAGATATAAGATCGAGAAATTCGGTCTCTCCTCCCAATAA
- a CDS encoding PAS domain-containing sensor histidine kinase: protein MILAVYAYHNLQQVEDQLREDASRAFDKQAAEALRLRAELVASEVSQFLKKVEDDLETLALLEPEQSKYISFAEKHSGSIWYVKNGREFKERIPLYSETAFIKPDGEEAIRLVGSRPAPVLRNVSDPNNTTYRNEDYFNRAVELGGDVYTSRLAGLYVSREQVERGHAYRGVIRFAKAVLDGEDKIKGVAVLSVDHRHLMEFTQHITPASENYVAEPSYESGNYAFMFDDEGWIITHPKPWDIRGYDASGRLVPPYSEDTPPEYVSKGIIPYNLFHAEFIHKNYPVVADAVLDGYSGIVDVTNVGGSKKIMAYAPIKYETGVYEDSGYFGGITIGAEVRYFHQPAQMISDVIGDEVKNFFKSSFIIMLITAGIVLVAAYRISFSITNPLQRLTAGTRRMAEGDLDTFVDVQSGDEVGLLAESFNDMAKELEQRNARLHESLAELRLSREEIIVERNFKTTVFENIETGVAALSSDNRITYINAPAREYFGIGEGDCIELVSENYPELGLAVAEGLTVSASARWSRYVDFEKGGVPATYRVAFLPMKSREERIITVEDLTERVSMRRQMERMERLSSMGRLSAGLAHEIRNPLTGVSIMLDSLHDRLIKNPDDQKLIQRSLQEIERLEGLVNELLNFTTASSSEMRLNGIDCFLNDTLFFVSKQCEKSGIELYTDLPEASPKFMMDCVRLKQAFLNLFTNAMEAMPQGGRLVVKVRDNGYNLSISISDTGCGIPADRIPFIFEPFYTSKGEGTGLGLAITHNIILEHGGRIDVKSKAGEGSEFTISFPLKEGGENPPL, encoded by the coding sequence ATGATACTGGCGGTTTATGCCTATCACAATCTTCAGCAGGTGGAGGATCAGCTCAGGGAGGATGCCTCCCGTGCCTTTGATAAACAGGCGGCGGAGGCTTTGCGGCTCCGTGCCGAGCTTGTGGCATCGGAGGTCTCCCAGTTTCTTAAAAAAGTGGAAGATGATCTTGAAACCCTTGCCCTCCTCGAGCCGGAACAGTCCAAATACATTTCCTTTGCCGAGAAGCACAGCGGAAGCATCTGGTATGTTAAGAACGGGCGTGAGTTTAAGGAGAGGATACCCCTCTACAGCGAAACCGCCTTCATAAAACCGGACGGCGAGGAGGCGATACGCCTTGTGGGGAGCCGGCCTGCCCCTGTGCTTAGAAACGTTTCGGATCCGAATAATACCACATACAGAAATGAGGATTACTTCAACAGAGCCGTTGAGCTTGGTGGAGATGTATATACCAGCAGGCTTGCCGGTCTTTACGTCAGCCGTGAACAGGTTGAGCGGGGGCATGCATATAGAGGCGTGATCCGCTTTGCCAAGGCTGTGCTTGATGGTGAGGATAAGATAAAGGGGGTCGCCGTTTTGTCCGTCGATCATCGCCACCTCATGGAGTTTACCCAGCATATAACCCCCGCCAGTGAAAACTATGTTGCAGAGCCCAGCTACGAAAGCGGAAACTACGCCTTCATGTTCGATGATGAGGGTTGGATTATAACCCACCCCAAGCCTTGGGATATCCGTGGCTATGACGCCTCGGGCAGGCTTGTTCCTCCATACAGCGAAGACACACCCCCCGAATACGTCTCTAAGGGGATAATCCCCTACAACCTTTTCCACGCTGAGTTTATCCACAAAAACTATCCCGTTGTGGCAGATGCTGTTTTGGACGGGTACTCCGGTATAGTTGATGTCACCAATGTGGGCGGCTCTAAGAAGATAATGGCCTATGCGCCGATAAAGTATGAGACAGGTGTGTATGAAGATTCCGGCTACTTCGGCGGGATAACCATCGGTGCAGAGGTTCGCTACTTCCACCAGCCCGCCCAGATGATATCCGATGTTATCGGGGATGAGGTGAAGAATTTCTTCAAAAGCTCCTTTATTATTATGCTTATAACCGCTGGTATCGTTCTTGTAGCTGCCTATCGTATTTCCTTCAGCATCACCAATCCCCTGCAGAGGCTCACAGCGGGCACCAGACGCATGGCCGAAGGGGATTTGGATACCTTTGTTGATGTGCAGAGCGGTGATGAGGTAGGATTGCTGGCCGAATCATTCAACGATATGGCAAAGGAGCTCGAGCAGAGGAACGCCAGACTCCATGAGTCGCTGGCAGAGCTTAGGCTGTCCCGTGAGGAAATAATCGTTGAGCGTAACTTTAAAACCACCGTATTCGAGAATATTGAAACAGGTGTCGCTGCTCTTTCCTCTGATAACAGGATCACCTACATTAATGCACCCGCAAGGGAGTATTTCGGCATAGGAGAGGGGGACTGCATCGAGCTTGTTTCAGAAAACTATCCCGAACTGGGGCTTGCCGTTGCCGAAGGGCTAACTGTAAGTGCCTCAGCAAGATGGAGCAGGTATGTGGACTTCGAGAAAGGGGGAGTTCCTGCGACCTACCGTGTGGCATTTCTCCCCATGAAGAGCAGGGAGGAGCGGATTATCACTGTGGAGGATCTCACCGAAAGGGTGAGCATGCGCCGGCAGATGGAGCGTATGGAGAGGCTCTCCTCCATGGGCAGACTCTCCGCCGGGCTCGCCCATGAGATACGCAACCCGCTCACAGGGGTCAGCATTATGCTGGACAGTCTGCACGACAGGCTAATAAAGAACCCGGACGACCAAAAGCTTATCCAACGTTCACTTCAGGAGATCGAACGACTGGAGGGGCTGGTGAACGAACTGCTGAACTTCACCACCGCCTCCTCCTCTGAGATGCGCCTGAACGGGATAGACTGCTTTCTGAATGACACCCTTTTCTTCGTGAGCAAGCAGTGTGAGAAATCCGGAATCGAGCTTTATACCGATCTCCCCGAGGCTTCACCGAAGTTTATGATGGATTGCGTCCGCCTTAAGCAGGCATTTCTGAACCTTTTTACCAACGCCATGGAGGCGATGCCCCAGGGTGGGCGACTGGTCGTTAAAGTGAGGGATAACGGCTATAACCTGAGCATATCCATCTCCGATACAGGTTGCGGCATACCGGCGGACAGAATACCTTTCATTTTCGAACCCTTCTATACCAGTAAAGGGGAGGGGACCGGACTGGGACTTGCCATCACCCATAACATAATCCTTGAGCACGGCGGCAGGATCGATGTCAAAAGCAAGGCCGGAGAGGGTAGTGAGTTCACTATCAGCTTCCCATTGAAGGAAGGTGGCGAAAATCCACCACTTTGA
- a CDS encoding class I SAM-dependent rRNA methyltransferase: MFNENISMQLTPAAVRNVRAGHPWVFDNAVTKQNKDGEAGCLAVMHDKNRKFVGLGLYDPHSPIRVRVLHRGKPRNLDMEWFKDRFEGAFSRRETLMGDRLTNGYRLVHGENDALPGIVLDRFGDTFTLKLDTAGWLPHLDAIIEIITETLTPERIVLRMSRNVAEHTDIPDGSVYGEPLDGPVLFLENGITFEADPVKGQKTGFFLDQRENRKYVEKLAQGKDVLNVFAYNGGFSLYAIRGGAKRAISLDISEPALEAAKRNFKLNPDIPAKNHETVCADAFDYLASDKQRYGMVVLDPPSFAQKKDDVEGAIKAYDRLIQLGAHSVKPGGILVCASCSSRVDEETFFETAFKAVKKTGRTFSEIDRTFHSKDHPIGFREGAYLKCLYLTIT, translated from the coding sequence ATATCTCAATGCAGTTAACACCTGCGGCTGTGCGGAATGTCCGTGCGGGGCATCCGTGGGTTTTTGACAACGCAGTTACCAAACAGAACAAGGATGGCGAAGCGGGATGCCTCGCCGTAATGCACGATAAGAACCGTAAGTTCGTGGGGCTCGGCCTATACGACCCCCATTCCCCCATACGTGTGCGTGTGCTCCATAGAGGTAAGCCCAGAAACCTTGATATGGAATGGTTCAAGGACCGTTTCGAGGGGGCATTCAGCCGTCGTGAAACCCTGATGGGGGATAGGCTCACAAACGGCTACCGCCTTGTCCACGGGGAGAATGACGCCCTGCCCGGTATAGTCCTCGACCGCTTCGGCGATACCTTCACACTCAAGCTCGACACCGCCGGATGGCTCCCCCATCTCGACGCTATAATTGAGATAATAACCGAAACGCTCACACCCGAACGTATCGTTCTGCGGATGAGCAGGAACGTGGCGGAGCATACGGATATTCCGGACGGAAGTGTTTACGGCGAACCCCTTGACGGGCCCGTTCTCTTCCTCGAAAACGGTATAACCTTCGAGGCGGACCCCGTTAAGGGTCAGAAGACAGGGTTCTTCCTAGACCAGCGTGAGAACCGCAAATACGTGGAGAAACTCGCCCAGGGAAAGGATGTTCTGAACGTTTTTGCATATAACGGCGGCTTCTCCCTCTATGCCATAAGAGGCGGGGCGAAGCGTGCCATAAGTCTAGATATCAGCGAACCAGCCCTCGAAGCAGCCAAAAGGAACTTCAAGCTGAACCCCGATATCCCCGCCAAAAACCATGAAACCGTCTGCGCCGATGCCTTCGATTATCTCGCATCGGACAAACAGCGCTACGGCATGGTCGTGCTCGATCCTCCGTCCTTTGCCCAGAAAAAGGATGATGTGGAAGGGGCGATCAAGGCATACGACAGACTTATACAGCTAGGCGCCCACTCGGTTAAGCCCGGAGGTATACTCGTCTGCGCCTCCTGTTCATCACGTGTGGATGAGGAAACCTTCTTCGAAACAGCCTTCAAGGCGGTTAAGAAGACGGGGCGGACCTTCAGCGAGATAGACAGAACGTTTCACTCCAAAGACCACCCGATAGGTTTTAGAGAAGGTGCGTACCTGAAATGTCTGTACCTCACCATCACTTAG